Proteins from a genomic interval of Nostoc sp. TCL240-02:
- a CDS encoding class I SAM-dependent methyltransferase → MDSNPALCAAIANHITTSPQQRITFAQFMDLALYHPEYGYYSSDALKIGFKGGDFFTSPNLCPDFGELLAEQFFQMWEILGKPVPFSLVEMGAGQGLLALHILKYHQQHYPDFFTALEYIIVEKSPTLRQEQQQRLQDLPVRWCNLEEIPPNAIAGCFFSNELVDAFPVHQFILETGELREIYVTTDSNDKETNAPCPSFVEVTGESSTPQLAEYLDLVEMNFTQSAYPDGYRSEINLAAGDWLSIVADRLQRGYVLTIDYGYPASRYYNPRRSQGTLQCYYHHRFHDNPYINIGRQDITAHVDFTALERWGERYNLKNIGFIQQGLFLMALGLGDRIAALSEQKQPLSQLLQHRDALHQLIDPTGLGGFGVLIQSKGLDNKETSQKLKGLTLPE, encoded by the coding sequence ATGGATTCAAATCCAGCGCTGTGTGCAGCGATCGCAAATCATATTACCACTAGTCCTCAGCAACGAATTACTTTTGCCCAATTCATGGATTTGGCACTATATCACCCTGAATACGGCTACTATTCCAGCGATGCACTCAAAATAGGCTTTAAAGGTGGTGATTTTTTCACCTCTCCTAACCTCTGTCCTGACTTTGGCGAATTACTAGCAGAGCAATTTTTCCAAATGTGGGAGATTTTAGGAAAACCTGTACCTTTTTCTCTGGTAGAAATGGGGGCAGGTCAAGGATTGCTTGCATTGCATATCCTTAAATATCATCAACAGCACTATCCAGATTTTTTTACCGCCCTAGAGTACATCATTGTTGAAAAGTCTCCAACTTTAAGACAAGAACAGCAACAACGCTTACAAGATTTACCCGTGCGTTGGTGTAATTTAGAGGAGATACCACCAAATGCGATCGCAGGCTGCTTTTTCTCTAACGAGTTAGTAGATGCGTTCCCCGTACATCAATTCATCCTAGAAACGGGCGAACTTCGAGAAATTTATGTAACCACAGATAGTAATGACAAAGAAACTAATGCCCCATGCCCATCATTTGTAGAAGTCACAGGAGAATCTTCAACCCCCCAACTGGCTGAATATTTAGACTTAGTGGAAATGAACTTTACCCAAAGTGCATATCCCGATGGCTACCGTAGTGAAATTAATTTAGCGGCTGGTGACTGGTTGAGTATAGTAGCAGACCGCTTGCAGCGCGGCTATGTGTTAACAATTGATTATGGCTACCCCGCCAGCCGTTACTATAATCCCAGGCGCTCGCAAGGAACCCTACAGTGTTATTACCATCATCGTTTCCATGACAACCCTTATATTAATATTGGGCGACAAGATATCACAGCCCATGTTGACTTTACAGCTTTGGAACGCTGGGGCGAACGGTACAATTTAAAGAATATTGGTTTTATTCAGCAGGGATTATTTTTGATGGCGTTGGGGTTAGGCGATCGCATTGCAGCCCTTTCCGAGCAAAAGCAACCTCTCTCGCAGTTACTACAGCATCGGGATGCACTACACCAACTTATAGATCCCACAGGACTAGGCGGCTTTGGAGTCTTAATTCAGAGCAAAGGTCTGGACAATAAAGAAACTTCTCAAAAACTCAAAGGATTGACCCTGCCAGAGTAA
- a CDS encoding DUF433 domain-containing protein → MLLVPTVTPIPLVTDANGVVRVSKTRITLDTVVTAFLEGATAEEIREQYPSLHLWDIYLVIGYYLGH, encoded by the coding sequence ATGCTACTTGTTCCTACTGTTACCCCGATTCCCCTTGTAACTGATGCAAATGGCGTTGTTAGAGTTAGCAAAACCCGCATCACTTTAGATACAGTCGTTACAGCTTTCCTTGAAGGGGCTACAGCAGAAGAGATCAGAGAACAGTACCCATCGCTTCATCTTTGGGATATTTATTTGGTGATTGGTTATTACTTAGGACACTAA
- a CDS encoding VOC family protein: protein MKFGYTVIWVEDVVKTVEFYEKAFGLVRRTLQDKGQSIWAEIETGNTTLAFSSSSEAQKLFPGGFHPNDPTQPSALIEISFITPDVGSAYMRAIGSGAKALDAPKTHGGQTIARVRDPNGVLVSLVSG from the coding sequence AATTTGGTTACACGGTCATCTGGGTAGAAGATGTAGTTAAAACAGTTGAGTTTTACGAGAAAGCTTTTGGTCTAGTTCGTCGCACTCTCCAAGATAAAGGGCAATCTATCTGGGCCGAAATCGAAACCGGAAACACCACACTAGCTTTCTCCTCTAGTAGCGAAGCACAGAAGTTATTTCCTGGTGGCTTCCATCCCAACGATCCCACACAACCATCGGCATTAATCGAGATATCATTTATCACTCCTGATGTTGGCAGTGCTTACATGAGAGCGATCGGATCGGGTGCAAAAGCATTAGATGCCCCTAAAACTCATGGGGGACAAACTATTGCTCGTGTCCGTGATCCCAATGGTGTGCTAGTGTCGTTGGTGAGTGGCTAA